In the genome of Pirellulales bacterium, one region contains:
- the hemQ gene encoding hydrogen peroxide-dependent heme synthase, with protein sequence MSHANRGESEVALKPADGWHCSHLFYRFDRGRLAAMSAAEIQAGREQFAATLDPESADAPARLQTSVVAGHKADFGLMLLDADPLKVDAVHQRLMAGPLGSALEPTYSFVSMTEVSEYVPTVEQYGRRLVEEGTPADSPAFAAKVKAYESREAMMRVQRLTPDLPPWPNTCFYPMNKKRKVGENWFLLPIEDRQKLMAEHGRTGMTFGGRVTQLITVGLGYDDWEWGVTLWARRPEFLKDIVYRMRFDEASARYAEFGPFYVSYIMPPKAMLDHCRVGVGQAFQPDKPPTGANQNRA encoded by the coding sequence ATGAGTCATGCCAATCGTGGAGAGTCGGAAGTTGCGCTCAAGCCCGCCGACGGTTGGCATTGCAGCCATCTCTTCTACCGATTCGATCGTGGGCGTCTGGCGGCGATGAGCGCCGCGGAGATTCAGGCCGGGCGAGAGCAATTCGCCGCCACGCTCGATCCCGAATCGGCCGACGCCCCGGCGCGGCTGCAAACCTCGGTCGTCGCCGGTCATAAGGCCGATTTTGGCCTCATGCTGCTCGATGCCGATCCGCTGAAGGTCGACGCCGTTCATCAGCGTTTGATGGCTGGCCCGCTGGGGTCGGCGCTCGAGCCGACGTATTCGTTCGTATCGATGACCGAGGTGTCGGAATACGTGCCGACGGTCGAGCAATATGGCCGTCGGTTGGTCGAAGAGGGGACGCCGGCGGATAGCCCTGCTTTCGCGGCAAAGGTGAAGGCCTACGAAAGCCGCGAGGCGATGATGCGCGTACAGCGGCTGACGCCCGATCTGCCCCCCTGGCCGAACACCTGCTTCTACCCGATGAACAAGAAGCGCAAGGTGGGCGAGAATTGGTTTCTGCTGCCGATCGAAGATCGCCAGAAGTTGATGGCCGAGCATGGCCGAACCGGCATGACGTTCGGCGGCCGCGTGACGCAGCTCATCACGGTCGGCCTGGGCTACGACGATTGGGAATGGGGCGTGACGCTATGGGCCCGCCGGCCCGAGTTTCTCAAAGACATCGTCTATCGCATGCGGTTCGACGAGGCGAGCGCCCGCTACGCCGAATTCGGGCCGTTCTATGTGAGCTACATCATGCCGCCAAAGGCCATGCTCGATCATTGCCGCGTCGGCGTAGGTCAGGCTTTCCAGCCTGACAAACCTCCAACCGGCGCCAATCAAAACAGGGCATAA
- a CDS encoding sialidase family protein, with protein sequence MAIGTLVAWPTVSSGQAPQNGKWVNISDSVVAKLAREGKKIGWPGLTSGVGVDRTNGDVYMVVCDNGLWKSSDHGATFVRVDGGNVTGRCETGFGLDIDPAGNRLACITVYGNSAISLDAGKTWQKCSQSHLDCVAVAWPETSLLAIKHESGGVLIVSPDGGKTWKTLDKGFNGIGLFDAKTFVGCKAKGIVRSTDGGQTWTAVSDLRPSGKAMRVFKGIGYWVGPHGLLVSRDQGATWSPLGKPVECSLGPYFGKDERNIVVLGKQGIMKTTDAGQTWKLAAPLPHGVDGDYMCQCGWDPTNNIFYAGKMGKPTFKFQP encoded by the coding sequence ATGGCCATCGGTACGTTAGTTGCCTGGCCAACCGTTTCGTCGGGCCAAGCTCCGCAAAATGGCAAATGGGTCAATATCTCGGACAGCGTCGTCGCCAAATTGGCCCGCGAGGGGAAGAAAATCGGCTGGCCGGGGCTCACCAGCGGCGTCGGTGTCGACCGCACCAATGGCGATGTGTACATGGTCGTCTGCGACAATGGTCTGTGGAAAAGCTCCGATCATGGCGCCACGTTTGTCCGCGTCGACGGCGGGAATGTCACCGGACGCTGTGAAACGGGCTTCGGCCTCGATATCGACCCCGCCGGCAATCGGCTCGCCTGCATCACCGTCTACGGCAATTCGGCCATCAGCCTCGACGCGGGCAAGACGTGGCAAAAATGCTCGCAAAGCCACTTGGATTGCGTCGCCGTCGCTTGGCCGGAAACGAGCCTGCTGGCGATCAAGCATGAAAGCGGCGGCGTTTTAATCGTCAGCCCCGACGGCGGAAAAACCTGGAAAACGCTGGACAAGGGATTCAACGGCATCGGGCTGTTCGATGCGAAAACGTTCGTCGGCTGCAAAGCTAAGGGCATCGTTCGCAGCACCGACGGCGGCCAGACCTGGACAGCCGTCTCCGATCTCAGGCCAAGCGGCAAGGCGATGCGCGTGTTCAAGGGAATCGGCTATTGGGTCGGACCGCATGGCTTGCTCGTAAGCCGCGACCAAGGGGCGACTTGGTCGCCCCTGGGAAAACCGGTCGAGTGCTCGCTCGGTCCCTATTTTGGCAAGGACGAACGCAACATCGTTGTGCTGGGCAAGCAGGGGATCATGAAAACCACCGATGCCGGTCAAACCTGGAAGCTCGCCGCGCCGCTACCGCACGGTGTCGACGGCGACTACATGTGCCAATGCGGCTGGGACCCGACGAACAACATCTTCTACGCCGGCAAGATGGGAAAACCGACGTTCAAGTTTCAGCCGTAG
- a CDS encoding transglutaminase-like domain-containing protein has protein sequence MERRKFLQLGAGVAVCGTAGVLRPDGNSFDCQPAAVPPAFSIVPVVGDGKWIWNQPPKNETGYLEPRPFHLKIGIELNGRGGASQIQATTPAPIEVPEQKLEEPAIKTDGCQATIRDVGPDASQLYLTADEIAPGQKISASVEYRLTAYKQYMGYVRDQFPRQQKPPRDVANLYLGDSPGIQTRIKEVRLLLDELRGDTQHPWDLAKKFADWIPHHIKPQVRPYTSVTAALDDRQGACAEMSAVFVALCRAAGIPARLVWVPDHNWAEFYLIDEQGEGHWIPAHTACYFWFGWTGAHELVLQKGDRLRMPERGNRLFRLQEDWLRCSGRKPQVRYIAELTPLPASTGADPGPGARTKMANGEWKVVGKHPLDQYLRR, from the coding sequence ATGGAACGTCGCAAATTCTTGCAGTTGGGCGCCGGGGTCGCTGTTTGCGGCACGGCGGGCGTTCTTCGCCCCGATGGCAACTCCTTCGATTGCCAACCGGCAGCCGTGCCGCCGGCATTCAGCATCGTGCCGGTCGTGGGCGACGGCAAATGGATCTGGAACCAGCCGCCGAAGAACGAAACCGGCTATCTCGAACCGCGCCCGTTCCATCTCAAAATTGGAATCGAATTGAATGGCCGGGGGGGCGCATCCCAAATTCAAGCCACCACGCCGGCCCCGATCGAAGTTCCCGAGCAAAAACTCGAGGAGCCGGCGATCAAGACCGACGGATGCCAGGCGACGATCCGCGATGTCGGCCCGGATGCCAGCCAATTGTATCTCACGGCCGACGAAATCGCTCCCGGCCAAAAAATCTCAGCCTCCGTGGAATACAGGCTCACCGCCTACAAGCAATACATGGGCTACGTTCGCGATCAGTTTCCGCGCCAGCAAAAGCCCCCTCGCGACGTGGCCAATTTGTATCTGGGCGATAGCCCCGGCATCCAGACGCGGATCAAGGAAGTTCGCCTGCTGCTCGACGAACTGCGTGGCGACACGCAACACCCCTGGGACCTGGCCAAGAAATTCGCGGATTGGATTCCGCATCACATCAAGCCGCAAGTGCGGCCGTATACGAGCGTCACGGCGGCGCTCGACGATCGCCAAGGGGCGTGTGCCGAGATGTCGGCCGTGTTCGTCGCCCTCTGCCGTGCGGCAGGAATTCCGGCCCGGCTCGTGTGGGTGCCGGATCACAATTGGGCCGAGTTCTATCTCATCGATGAACAAGGAGAAGGGCACTGGATTCCTGCTCACACGGCATGCTATTTCTGGTTCGGTTGGACCGGAGCGCATGAGTTGGTGTTGCAAAAGGGAGATCGGCTGCGGATGCCGGAGCGCGGCAACCGCCTGTTCCGCTTGCAAGAGGATTGGCTGCGCTGCTCCGGGCGCAAGCCGCAGGTGCGCTACATCGCCGAACTGACCCCGCTTCCGGCCAGCACCGGCGCCGATCCTGGACCGGGCGCGCGGACAAAGATGGCCAACGGCGAATGGAAAGTCGTCGGCAAGCACCCGCTCGATCAATATTTGCGGCGATAG
- a CDS encoding DUF444 family protein — MLKIDQDGRRFKQIVRGKVRDNLRKYITHGEMIGRKGRNLISIPLPQLDVPHFRYGQNGSGGVGQGEGEVGTPIAGGAPQPGQGQGNAGSDPGAHILEVDVSLEELAEILGDELELPRIEPKGKANITDEKARYTSVRRTGPESLRHFRRTYMEALRRQISSNSYDAGSPRVIPIREDKRYRSWTTTPMPQTTAVVVYLMDVSGSMTDEQKQVVRTTAFWLDTWLGSQYDGIETRYIIHDAVAREVDEETFYHTRESGGTRISSAYKVCAELIKQKFAPSEWNIYCFQFSDGDNWGEDNEQSLRILREELIPASNLFCYGQVESPYGSGEYIRALRSAFGGAHDKLTLAEIENKEGIYDAIKSFLGKGK; from the coding sequence ATGCTAAAAATCGATCAAGACGGACGGCGGTTCAAGCAGATCGTTCGCGGCAAGGTTCGCGACAATTTGCGGAAATATATCACGCATGGCGAGATGATCGGCCGCAAGGGGCGGAATCTAATCAGCATTCCCTTGCCCCAACTCGACGTGCCGCATTTTCGCTATGGCCAAAACGGTTCCGGCGGCGTCGGCCAGGGCGAGGGCGAGGTGGGCACTCCGATCGCCGGCGGCGCCCCGCAGCCCGGCCAGGGCCAGGGCAACGCGGGAAGCGATCCCGGCGCGCATATTCTCGAAGTCGATGTTTCGCTCGAAGAGCTGGCCGAGATTCTGGGCGACGAGTTGGAATTGCCCCGGATCGAGCCGAAAGGAAAAGCGAACATCACCGACGAAAAGGCGCGCTACACGAGCGTCCGCCGCACCGGCCCCGAGTCGCTCCGCCACTTCCGCCGCACGTATATGGAAGCCCTGCGCAGGCAGATTTCCTCGAATTCCTACGACGCCGGTTCGCCGCGCGTGATTCCGATCCGCGAAGACAAGCGTTATCGATCGTGGACCACCACGCCCATGCCGCAAACCACGGCGGTCGTGGTTTACCTGATGGACGTTTCCGGCTCGATGACCGACGAGCAGAAACAAGTCGTTCGCACGACGGCCTTCTGGCTCGACACCTGGCTCGGCAGCCAATACGACGGCATCGAGACGCGCTATATCATCCACGACGCCGTGGCCCGCGAGGTCGATGAAGAAACGTTTTATCACACCCGCGAAAGCGGCGGCACGCGGATCAGTTCGGCGTATAAAGTTTGCGCCGAATTGATCAAGCAAAAGTTCGCCCCTTCGGAGTGGAACATTTATTGCTTCCAGTTCTCCGACGGCGATAACTGGGGCGAAGACAACGAGCAAAGCCTGCGGATCTTGCGCGAAGAACTCATTCCAGCTTCGAACCTGTTCTGTTATGGCCAGGTCGAAAGCCCGTACGGCAGCGGCGAGTATATCCGCGCCCTGCGGTCCGCCTTCGGCGGCGCCCACGACAAACTGACGCTGGCCGAAATTGAAAACAAAGAAGGCATCTACGACGCAATCAAATCGTTTTTGGGAAAAGGAAAGTAG
- a CDS encoding prolipoprotein diacylglyceryl transferase family protein → MPWTYPLIMLLALAVGFVISRRMQRGLPLSRMERLGIGLGAFCGAFIGARLPFVLTDYGGLMSGGAWFSNGKTIVTGIVGGYFGVELAKWGLGIRVKTGDSFAVPVAAAVAIGRLACFSAGCCYGTPTSLPWGVVFRTADALPRHPTQLYESAFHLTAAVALYLLWRRGALRGQLIKLYIVAYLVYRFGTEFIRPEPRIWLGLTAYQWTAAALLPVFIGLWIRDANRQPPVIRGAPDSAGRSAFAD, encoded by the coding sequence ATGCCTTGGACGTATCCGTTAATAATGTTGCTTGCGCTGGCGGTCGGCTTTGTCATCAGCCGGCGGATGCAGCGCGGTTTGCCGCTTTCGCGAATGGAGCGGCTCGGAATCGGGCTAGGGGCGTTTTGCGGAGCGTTCATCGGGGCGCGCTTGCCCTTCGTGCTGACGGATTACGGCGGACTGATGAGCGGCGGGGCTTGGTTCAGCAACGGCAAGACGATCGTGACGGGAATTGTCGGCGGCTATTTCGGCGTCGAGTTGGCCAAATGGGGGCTCGGAATTCGGGTGAAGACCGGCGACTCGTTTGCTGTGCCGGTCGCCGCGGCGGTGGCGATCGGTCGACTTGCCTGCTTCAGCGCCGGCTGTTGCTACGGCACGCCGACATCGCTGCCCTGGGGCGTCGTGTTTCGAACCGCGGACGCGTTGCCCCGGCATCCGACGCAGCTCTATGAATCGGCGTTTCACCTTACGGCTGCCGTCGCGCTTTATCTGCTCTGGCGGCGGGGGGCGTTGCGGGGGCAATTGATCAAGCTGTATATCGTCGCGTATCTGGTGTATCGCTTTGGGACCGAGTTCATTCGTCCCGAACCGCGGATTTGGCTCGGCTTGACGGCGTATCAATGGACTGCGGCGGCGCTGTTGCCGGTGTTCATCGGGCTTTGGATTCGAGATGCGAACCGGCAGCCGCCGGTGATCCGCGGTGCGCCCGATTCGGCGGGCCGTTCGGCTTTTGCGGATTGA
- a CDS encoding serine protein kinase: MSGGREIISFVAQRQDLNQFRRKNWEGTFEEYLDLVAADPAVTRNAFERVYDMLMSYGTSVYEVGREKRVRYKFFDDPDDGGRDAVFGLDSPLQSLANAFKSAAQGFGIEKRVLLLHGPVGSSKSTIARLLKKGLERYSQTDCGALYTLGWVALADPNTVHWCPMHEEPLHLVPERFRGEITEKLNGGRQEGQSRAKIHGELCPFCRYVYAERLKRYEGDWTRVVHDVRVKRLVLSEKDRIGIGTFQPKDEKNQDSTELTGDINYRKIAEYGSDSDPRAFNFDGEFNIANRGIVEFVEVLKLDVAFLYDLLGASQEHKVKPKKFAQTDIDEVILGHTNEPEYRRLQNNEFMEALRDRTVKIDVPYVTKLADEIKIYEKDYNRQKVLGKHIAPHTIEMAAMWAILTRLEEPKNANLSLLQKLKLYNGKTLPGFTEDNVKELREQAVNEGMQGISPRYVQDKISNALVAHPDAKSINPFMVMNELEAGLKHHSLINQEETRSQYRELLGVVKQEYTNIVKNEVQRAIAADEDALKRLCGNYIDNVKAYTQREKVRNKFTGQYDEPDERLMRSIEEKIDIPDSRKDDFRREIMNYIGALSIDGRTFDYKTNERLYKALELKLFEDQKDTIKLTSLVSNVVDAQTQAKIDVVKGRLIRDYGYDEESATDVLNYVASIFARGDAK, from the coding sequence ATGAGCGGCGGACGCGAAATTATTTCTTTTGTGGCGCAGCGGCAAGACCTCAACCAATTCCGGCGAAAGAATTGGGAGGGAACGTTCGAGGAATATCTCGACCTCGTGGCCGCCGATCCCGCGGTGACTCGAAATGCCTTCGAGCGCGTCTACGACATGCTCATGTCGTACGGCACGTCGGTGTACGAAGTCGGCCGTGAGAAGCGAGTCCGCTACAAATTTTTCGACGACCCCGATGATGGTGGCCGCGATGCGGTGTTCGGCTTGGACAGCCCGCTGCAATCGCTGGCCAACGCGTTCAAAAGCGCGGCGCAGGGGTTCGGCATCGAGAAGCGCGTATTGCTGTTGCACGGCCCGGTCGGATCGAGCAAGAGCACGATCGCCCGGCTCTTGAAAAAAGGCCTCGAGCGCTATTCGCAAACCGACTGCGGGGCGCTCTACACGCTCGGTTGGGTCGCGCTTGCCGACCCGAACACGGTGCACTGGTGCCCGATGCACGAGGAGCCGTTGCACTTGGTGCCAGAACGCTTTCGCGGCGAAATCACCGAGAAGCTGAATGGCGGCCGGCAGGAAGGACAATCGCGAGCGAAAATCCACGGTGAATTGTGCCCCTTCTGCCGCTACGTTTATGCCGAGCGGCTTAAGCGCTACGAAGGCGACTGGACCCGCGTGGTGCACGATGTGCGCGTCAAGCGGCTCGTGCTCAGCGAAAAAGATCGCATCGGCATCGGCACTTTCCAGCCGAAAGACGAAAAAAATCAGGATTCGACCGAGCTCACCGGCGATATCAACTACCGCAAGATCGCCGAATACGGCAGCGACAGCGATCCGCGGGCCTTCAATTTCGACGGCGAATTCAATATCGCCAACCGCGGCATTGTCGAATTCGTCGAGGTGTTGAAGCTCGACGTGGCGTTTCTCTACGACCTGCTGGGCGCCAGCCAGGAACACAAGGTCAAGCCGAAGAAATTCGCGCAGACCGATATCGACGAAGTGATTCTCGGCCATACCAACGAGCCCGAGTATCGGCGGCTGCAGAACAACGAGTTCATGGAAGCCCTGCGCGATCGGACCGTGAAGATCGACGTGCCGTATGTCACCAAGCTTGCCGACGAGATCAAGATCTACGAGAAGGACTACAACCGCCAAAAAGTGCTCGGCAAGCATATTGCCCCGCACACGATCGAAATGGCCGCGATGTGGGCGATCCTGACCCGGCTTGAAGAGCCGAAAAACGCGAACCTTTCGCTGCTGCAAAAGCTCAAGCTCTATAACGGCAAGACGCTCCCCGGCTTCACGGAAGACAACGTCAAGGAGCTGCGCGAGCAGGCCGTGAACGAGGGAATGCAAGGCATTTCGCCGCGCTATGTGCAAGACAAGATCTCGAATGCCCTGGTGGCACATCCCGACGCGAAATCGATCAATCCCTTCATGGTCATGAACGAACTCGAGGCGGGGCTCAAGCACCATAGCCTGATCAACCAAGAGGAAACCCGCAGCCAATATCGCGAGCTGCTCGGCGTCGTGAAGCAGGAGTACACGAATATCGTGAAGAACGAGGTGCAGCGAGCCATCGCCGCCGATGAAGACGCGCTCAAGCGGCTCTGCGGCAACTATATCGACAATGTGAAGGCCTACACGCAGCGCGAAAAAGTGCGCAACAAGTTCACCGGCCAATACGACGAGCCCGACGAGCGGCTGATGCGGTCGATCGAAGAAAAGATCGACATTCCCGACAGCCGCAAAGACGATTTCCGCCGCGAGATCATGAACTACATCGGCGCCTTGTCGATCGACGGCCGAACGTTCGACTACAAGACGAACGAGCGGCTGTACAAGGCGCTCGAATTGAAATTGTTCGAAGACCAGAAAGACACGATCAAGTTGACCAGTCTGGTGTCGAATGTCGTCGATGCGCAGACGCAGGCCAAGATCGACGTGGTCAAAGGCCGCTTGATCCGCGACTACGGTTACGACGAAGAAAGCGCGACCGATGTGTTGAACTACGTCGCCAGCATATTTGCCCGAGGAGATGCTAAATAG
- a CDS encoding SpoVR family protein — MASVDVFEPLPPHLADIQRQMEGYARGHGLDFFPTIFEVVEADQLNEVAAYGGFPTRYPHWRFGMEFEQLAKGYAYGLQKIYELVINNDPCYAYLMKSNELTDQKLVMAHVYGHCDFFKNNFWFSKTNRKMMDQMANHGMRIRRHMDRFGVEEVENFIDACLSIEDLIDIHLPFIKRHEESVKPKALEDDAHDEPSGRFAAKGYMESFVNPPEVLSAEAERRRVERRQSEQFPSQPVRDVMLFVLENAPLKPWQADVLSIIRDEAYYFAPQGQTKIMNEGWASYWHSTIMTRQGIQPADLICYCDHHSGTMASSSTRLNPYKLGIELFRDIEDRWNRGRFGKDFDECDDYVAKHHWDTAAGLGKQKIFEVRRIYNDLMFIDEFLTLDFCRQHKLFSFGYNPGNDAYEIESREFPQIKERLLFNLTNMGRPQIAVRDGNYKNRGELFLEHTFNGLELKTGYAQDTLVNLYRLWARPVHIETVIDEVKTTLSYDGHEHKGTQVK, encoded by the coding sequence ATGGCTTCCGTCGACGTTTTTGAACCCCTGCCGCCGCACCTGGCCGATATTCAACGGCAAATGGAAGGCTATGCGCGCGGGCATGGGCTGGATTTCTTTCCCACCATCTTCGAAGTGGTCGAAGCCGACCAGCTCAACGAAGTGGCCGCCTACGGAGGGTTTCCGACCCGCTATCCGCATTGGCGGTTCGGCATGGAATTCGAACAACTCGCGAAGGGGTATGCCTATGGGCTGCAAAAGATCTACGAACTCGTGATCAACAACGATCCGTGCTACGCCTATTTGATGAAATCGAATGAGCTCACGGATCAAAAGCTGGTGATGGCGCATGTGTATGGCCATTGCGATTTCTTCAAGAACAACTTCTGGTTCAGCAAGACGAATCGCAAGATGATGGACCAGATGGCCAACCATGGCATGCGGATCCGCCGCCACATGGATCGCTTCGGCGTCGAAGAGGTTGAAAACTTTATCGATGCCTGCCTGAGCATCGAAGACCTGATCGACATCCATCTGCCGTTCATCAAGCGGCACGAAGAAAGCGTCAAGCCCAAGGCGCTGGAAGACGATGCCCACGACGAGCCGTCGGGCCGCTTCGCAGCCAAGGGCTATATGGAATCGTTCGTCAATCCGCCGGAAGTGCTCTCGGCCGAGGCCGAGCGGCGGCGGGTCGAGCGCCGGCAAAGCGAGCAGTTTCCAAGCCAGCCGGTGCGCGATGTGATGCTGTTCGTCTTGGAAAATGCCCCGCTGAAGCCGTGGCAGGCCGACGTGCTCTCGATCATCCGCGACGAAGCCTATTATTTTGCGCCGCAAGGCCAGACCAAGATCATGAACGAAGGTTGGGCCAGCTATTGGCACTCGACCATCATGACCCGGCAAGGCATCCAGCCGGCCGACTTGATTTGCTATTGCGACCACCATAGCGGCACCATGGCCAGCTCTTCGACCCGATTGAATCCCTATAAGCTCGGCATCGAGCTGTTCCGCGACATCGAAGATCGTTGGAATCGCGGCCGCTTCGGCAAAGACTTCGACGAGTGCGACGACTATGTCGCCAAGCATCATTGGGACACCGCCGCCGGGCTGGGAAAGCAGAAAATTTTCGAGGTCCGCCGGATTTACAACGACCTGATGTTCATCGACGAATTCCTGACGCTCGATTTTTGCCGCCAGCACAAGTTGTTTTCGTTCGGCTACAACCCCGGCAACGACGCCTACGAAATCGAAAGCCGCGAGTTTCCGCAAATCAAAGAACGCCTATTGTTCAATCTGACGAATATGGGCCGGCCGCAAATCGCCGTGCGCGACGGCAACTACAAAAATCGCGGCGAATTGTTTCTCGAACACACATTCAACGGCTTGGAACTGAAAACCGGCTACGCCCAAGACACGCTGGTGAACCTCTACCGCCTGTGGGCCCGGCCAGTACACATCGAGACGGTCATCGACGAGGTGAAGACCACATTGTCATACGACGGGCATGAACACAAAGGCACGCAGGTGAAATAA